The window ACGATTATCGCCTCTCGACTGCAATGAACTTTGGCGCGGACCACGCGTTGAGCGCGGACCAGCTCACACCCGAGCTGCTGCGCGAGCTGAACAACGGCCTGCTGGCCGACGTGGTGATTATCTGTGCGAGCGCGACCTCGGTTTTCGAGCAGGCGCTGCAATGCCTGGAGCGCGGCGGAACGCTGCTGGTATTCGCTCCCACCGGCCCGGACGTAAAACTTCCGCTGGACTTCAACGAGATTTTTTGGCGCACCCAGCGCACAATTACGACCTCCTACGCTGGCGCGCCCGCGGACCACATCCGGGCGCTGGAGCTGATCCGCGCCGGGTCGTTGCGCGTGTCCGAGATGATCACCCACCGCCTGCCCCTGGAGCGCTCCCAAGAGGGCTTCGGCCTGGTGGAGCGCGGCGACGAATCAATCAAGGTCATCATCGAGCCTTAGATAAGCGTTCTGTTTCCGCCCGCCGTTGTTTTCCTTGCCCGCGATCTGATATAGCTCAATCGTTCTCCAAAACATTTCACGCCCAATCGGATGAGGGTGAGTTTATGGACCTCGAGCACTACGAGCTGTTGCGCGACGATCTGTACGAGGAAGAGCACAAGATCTACCGCCAGGCGTTCCGGCGCTTTTGCGAGATTGAGATTGTGCCGTTTCAGGAGCAGTGGGACGAGGACGGCTGCGTGCCGCGCGAGCTGTGGACCAAGGCCGGGGACAACGGTTTTCTCTGCCCGCAGGTCGACGAGAAGTACGGCGGTCTGGGCGCGGACTTCCGCTACGCGGTGATCAACATCGAGGAGCTCTCGCGCATTGGCCACACCGGGTTCTTCATCACCTTGCACAACGACGTGGTCGTGCCCTACATCGAGGCCTTCGGCTCCGAGGAGCAAAAGCACAAGTGGCTGCCGCGCTGCATCTCGGGCGAGGCGATCACTGCCGTGGACATGACCGAGCCCGGCACCGGCTCGGACTTGGCCGCGATCCGCACCACGGCCA of the Candidatus Alcyoniella australis genome contains:
- a CDS encoding acyl-CoA dehydrogenase family protein, whose product is MDLEHYELLRDDLYEEEHKIYRQAFRRFCEIEIVPFQEQWDEDGCVPRELWTKAGDNGFLCPQVDEKYGGLGADFRYAVINIEELSRIGHTGFFITLHNDVVVPYIEAFGSEEQKHKWLPRCISGEAITAVDMTEPGTGSDLAAIRTTAIRDGDEWVINGQKTFISSGLLCDLAIVAAKTDPKADPHSGISLFLVEADRSGFVKGKKLRKIGMHSQDTAEHFFEDCRIPLDNILGDENA